The segment CTTTCCATAAGCTCAATGAGTCTCTTTTTGTTTGATGCCAAATTTTCGCTTATTACATCTTTCTGAAGTAGTAGTTCTTTCTTTTTACTTTCGTATTTCTGTAGCAGTCTAGAGAGTCTTCCTAACTCTTTTTTGTAGTTATCTATTTTCTTAAATTTTTCATTTAGACCTTCCCTATATTCTGTTATTTGGGAATATATTTCCTGAACCTCAATTAAGATTGAGATAAAGTTAAGAACATCTTCCGAAGAAAGTTCCTTGATCTTCATTGGCATCTACCTAAGCAAATTGGGCCCGGCAGGACTCGAACCTGCGACCCGCTGATTATGAGTCAGCTGCTCTGACCTGCTGAGCTACAGGCCCTGATATTGGGAAGGGTCGGAGTCGAACCGACGACGCAGGGCTTTTCAGGCCCTCGCTCTACCGCCTGAGCTACCTCCCCAATGTGGAGAGAGGAGGATTCGAACCTCCGAAGGCATAACGCCAACAGATTTACAGTCTGTCCCCGTTGACCGCTTGGGTATCTCTCCACAATAAAAGCACTAATAATATTACACATCTCAACCTCCACTTGTCAAGTTCACTCAACTATTCTACAATAAATTCCAGAACTAACAATTAGGCAAGGCTTTCCTTTTACTCTTCTTGCAATCCTATTGACCAGGTAAATACTCCTTCTGGTAGGCACCTAAGAAGCTTGGTGTAAAGCAAGATCCACAACTGACAAATCTTATCTAAAATCAAAGAAAGTAAGTAAACGAAAAGTTCAGAATTTTGCTTACTTACCTAAGATTTTTGGAAATCGTGCAAAAAACTTATTTACAATTACAGCTAGTATGGAAGATTTTGTAATAAAAGGAGGGAGGGTATTCTGCTATAAAAACAACATAAATGGCGAAGAACTAGATATAGCAATAAGTTGTGGAAAGATCACCAAAATTGGACATAACCTCAGTGCAGAAAAATATCTAGACGTCAGAGGACTTTATGTCCTACCGGGACTTATAGATCTGCATGTGCACCTAAGAGAACCTGGAAATGAAAATAAGGAAACAATAGATAGTGGGACAAAGGCTGGTGCCAAGGGAGGAGTAACTACCCTGGTTGCTATGGCCAATACAAACCCAAAGATTGATTCTCCTGAGGTATACTTTGATGTTATAAGCAGAATTTCAAAAAAAGCAGTTGTAAATGTGATACAATCCGCAAACTCCACTAAAGGAATGGAAGGCAAAGAACTTACTGAAATGGGGCTTCTCAAAAGCATAGGGTGTTATGTATTTACCGACGACGGTAAGTCAGTAAGCGATCCAAGAATTATGCATAGGATACTAACATACGCAAAAAACTTTGAAGTTCTGGTCTTTGAACATCCAGAGGAACCAACATTGTCAGAAGGAGGAGTAATAAACCAAGGTAAAAAATCCCTAGAGCTTGGTCTTCAGGGAATACCAAACTGTAGTGAAAGCATAGCAGTTGCAAAAAATATACTACTGGCACAAGAAACAAACTCCTACATCCATCTTCAACATATTTCAACAAAAGAATCTATAGAACTTATAAGATGGGCAAAACGCAAAGGGATCAGAATAACCTGCGAAGTCACCCCCCACCATCTCATCCTCACCGAAGACAGTATTACCTCTCACCTAGACACAAACAAGAAAGTAAACCCTCCTCTAAGAACAGAAGCAGATAGACTAGCACTTATTGAAGCTATAAAAGATGGAACAATAGATGCAATAGCTTCTGATCACTCTCCACACACACAATTTGAAAAATCACTCACATTTCAAGAAGCTCCTTTTGGAACAACAGGTATAGAAACCTTACTACTAGTCCCTTATACCTATCTAGTCACTAAAGGAACAATATCAATGTTAGAGCTTGTTAAACTCCTATCATATAACCCCTCAAGAATAATCAAACTTGAAAATAAAGGACACATCTCCGTAGGAAGTAATGCAGACATAACAATCTTTGACCCAACTCCCAAAAAAATCATAACTGAAGATTTCTTTGTATCCAAAAGCAAAAACTCTTGCTTCCTAGGAATGGAAGTTATAGGAGAGATCAAGTATACTATCGTTGGTGGAAAGATAGTATACCCATTCTCATAAGCTATTTGCTTTCCTAAACTCGTCAATACTCACCAGCTTCCGAAGAATAACATCAACCGATATCTCACTACTTCCTACCGCACCATCAACAGAAACATTACCAATAGCCTCCCTTCTAAGCTCTTTAAGAAACGCTCCAGTTCCCAAAATCTGTCCTAAATCCCTAGCTATGGATCTTATGTATGTTCCCCCAGAACATTTTACAAACACTCTCACCTCAGCATTGTCAGGATCAAATTCCAAAAGCTCAATCTTATAGACATTTACCTTCTTAGGTTTCAGACTTCTCAGAGCAGAATAATAATCTCTCTTTGCGATCTGGTATGCTCTTCTGCCCTCTATATGCACCGAAGAGAAAGCAGGAGGTAATTGTAATATCTCACCTTCAAAGTTTTTCAAAGCCACCTCAATGTCATTTCTTGAAACAGAAACAGAATCAAAAGATTGTACAACCTCACCATAAACATCATCTGTCGTTCTAACCTCACCAAGTTTTATAACCCCTACGTATACCTTCGGAAGATCCTTTATCTCCTCAAACAACTTTGTAGCTTTGCCTAAAAGTATAAGAAGAAGCCCACTTGCAAATTTATCCAATGTACCACCGTGCCCAACCTTGGATACTATTCCTCCTTCCTTCAAAACTCTCTTTACTTTATCTACAACCTTGCTAGATAATATCCCACCACCTTTGTCTACTGCAAGCACCCCATCCAGCATATTATCTACTATGTTATCCTAAAACCTTACCTAGCCTCCAGTTTAACTTCCTCACCCTCACTCTTAAGCAAATCCATTTCCGAAATCATATCTGGAGTGAATCCAACAACCCTACCCCTATACTCAAGCTTTAGGTTATACTTCTCATTAAACTGCTCCAAGGCCTCAAGAACTCTTAAAACAGGCACACTCGCCGAAGCAGATGGCACATTCATTACAACAACTATTTTACTACCATCATCTATTCTAGCAACAAGATCAACAAACCTTATCCTAGAGTTTATCTCCTCCATAAGTTCCAGCATCAATCTCTGCATCTTTCTTTTACCAACTCTCTTAACAACACTGTCATAGTTTTTAAGCTCAACTACACCCAAAGAAAGAGGAACATGATACCTTCTACTCTCGTAAAACTTTAAGGGAAGAAGTCTGTAAAAAGCATCTTCATCAAACTTTGATATCCAATCAATATCACTAACATAGTTGAGAAAGTTGACATACATCCACGACCAAGTTGAAGATAGCATATAAGCAAATATTATTGAACCGATTAAAGCTATAACTATAAGTGACGAAAGATTTTCTATATTCACAGCACTCAAATCAACATGCATAAGATAGTAAGCAACTACATACAAAATTGTAACTGCCAAAAGAAAAACATACAAAAAGTTTGGAATAATATCGTGAATGTTAGCCTCTTTGTATGAAAGCATCTCTAACCTATACTCCAGAATCTTAAGATACACCGCAAGCACTCCTATAAACACAGCAGCACCAAGATGTCCCACAAAGCTCATTATACCAAACTCTACCACTCTCAACCATATCAAGGAGAAATAAATAACAAAAAACAGTATTATTGCCGAAACCACACCACAAGCCACTGTCAAT is part of the Brevinematia bacterium genome and harbors:
- a CDS encoding dihydroorotase encodes the protein MEDFVIKGGRVFCYKNNINGEELDIAISCGKITKIGHNLSAEKYLDVRGLYVLPGLIDLHVHLREPGNENKETIDSGTKAGAKGGVTTLVAMANTNPKIDSPEVYFDVISRISKKAVVNVIQSANSTKGMEGKELTEMGLLKSIGCYVFTDDGKSVSDPRIMHRILTYAKNFEVLVFEHPEEPTLSEGGVINQGKKSLELGLQGIPNCSESIAVAKNILLAQETNSYIHLQHISTKESIELIRWAKRKGIRITCEVTPHHLILTEDSITSHLDTNKKVNPPLRTEADRLALIEAIKDGTIDAIASDHSPHTQFEKSLTFQEAPFGTTGIETLLLVPYTYLVTKGTISMLELVKLLSYNPSRIIKLENKGHISVGSNADITIFDPTPKKIITEDFFVSKSKNSCFLGMEVIGEIKYTIVGGKIVYPFS
- the truB gene encoding tRNA pseudouridine(55) synthase TruB; this translates as MLDGVLAVDKGGGILSSKVVDKVKRVLKEGGIVSKVGHGGTLDKFASGLLLILLGKATKLFEEIKDLPKVYVGVIKLGEVRTTDDVYGEVVQSFDSVSVSRNDIEVALKNFEGEILQLPPAFSSVHIEGRRAYQIAKRDYYSALRSLKPKKVNVYKIELLEFDPDNAEVRVFVKCSGGTYIRSIARDLGQILGTGAFLKELRREAIGNVSVDGAVGSSEISVDVILRKLVSIDEFRKANSL